One Tamlana carrageenivorans genomic region harbors:
- a CDS encoding ATP-dependent DNA helicase RecQ has translation MLIAKQDIQAALKKYFGFNQFKGLQEAVVESILSGQHTFVIMPTGGGKSLCYQLPALMQEGTAIVVSPLIALMKNQVDAIRGVSKEEGIAHVLNSSLNKTEIKQVKSDITNGITKLLYVAPESLTKEENVEFLRSVKISFLAIDEAHCISEWGHDFRPEYRNLRHIIKRIGDNIPIIGLTATATPKVQEDIIKNLGIGDAKTFKASFNRPNLYYEVRPKTKQVDADIIRFIKQNEGKSGIVYCLSRKRVEELAQVLQVNGINAVPYHAGLDAKTRSSHQDKFLMEDVDVVVATIAFGMGIDKPDVRFVIHHDIPKSIESYYQETGRAGRDGGEGHCLAFYNYKDIEKLEKFMSGKPVAEQEIGQALLQEVVAFAETSISRRKFILHYFGEEFDNKTGEGGDMDDNVRYPKKKTEAQTEVKLILEVIRDSNEKYKSKDLVNVLVGQENAMINSHKTNEQPFFGSGKNHDKKYWMALLRQALVAGFLKKDIETYGVIKLTPEGHDFIKNPSSFLMTEDHVFEGEQEDGSIVTSQKVSNAVADAVLMGMLKDLRKKNAKKLGVPPFVIFQDPSLEDMALKYPVTLAELANVHGVGDGKAKKYGKSFVDLIAKYVEENDITRPDDLVVKSTGTNSANKLYIIQNIDRKLPLDDIASSKGMTMEEFIKEMEAIVYSGTKLNIDYWIHDILDEDQQEEIHDYFMESESDNISAAIDEFDGDYDDEELRLYRIKFISEVAN, from the coding sequence ATGTTAATAGCAAAACAAGACATTCAGGCAGCTTTGAAAAAGTATTTTGGATTTAATCAATTTAAAGGACTTCAAGAAGCTGTTGTTGAAAGTATATTATCAGGGCAACACACTTTTGTGATAATGCCCACCGGAGGTGGTAAATCACTTTGTTACCAATTACCAGCTCTAATGCAAGAAGGTACGGCCATTGTGGTTTCGCCGTTAATTGCATTAATGAAAAATCAAGTAGATGCCATTCGTGGCGTTTCAAAAGAGGAAGGTATTGCCCACGTATTAAATTCATCCTTAAATAAAACAGAGATAAAACAGGTTAAATCGGATATCACCAATGGTATTACGAAACTCCTGTATGTTGCCCCCGAATCTCTAACTAAAGAAGAAAACGTCGAGTTTTTAAGGTCGGTTAAAATTTCTTTTTTAGCCATCGATGAGGCCCATTGTATTAGTGAATGGGGACATGATTTTAGACCCGAGTATCGAAACCTTAGACATATTATTAAACGTATTGGCGACAATATTCCAATTATTGGTTTAACGGCAACAGCCACGCCTAAAGTACAGGAAGACATTATTAAAAACTTAGGGATTGGTGATGCCAAAACCTTTAAAGCGTCCTTTAATAGACCAAATTTGTATTACGAGGTAAGACCAAAAACCAAGCAGGTTGATGCCGATATTATTCGTTTTATAAAACAAAATGAAGGCAAATCGGGTATTGTATACTGCCTAAGCCGAAAACGTGTTGAAGAATTGGCTCAAGTTTTACAGGTTAATGGTATTAATGCCGTGCCTTATCATGCTGGTTTAGATGCTAAAACCCGTTCCAGTCATCAGGATAAATTTTTAATGGAAGATGTCGATGTTGTGGTTGCCACTATTGCCTTCGGAATGGGGATTGATAAGCCCGATGTGCGCTTTGTAATCCATCATGATATTCCAAAAAGTATAGAAAGTTATTATCAAGAAACAGGTCGTGCCGGTCGTGACGGAGGTGAAGGTCATTGTTTGGCGTTTTATAACTACAAAGACATTGAAAAATTAGAAAAATTCATGTCTGGAAAACCTGTTGCCGAGCAAGAAATCGGACAAGCCTTACTTCAAGAGGTTGTCGCTTTCGCGGAAACATCCATTTCTAGAAGAAAATTTATTCTTCACTATTTTGGCGAAGAATTTGACAATAAAACTGGTGAAGGTGGCGATATGGATGATAACGTACGTTATCCTAAAAAGAAAACGGAAGCCCAAACTGAAGTCAAGCTTATTCTTGAAGTGATTCGTGATAGTAATGAAAAATACAAGTCTAAAGATTTAGTAAATGTGCTTGTTGGCCAAGAAAATGCCATGATTAATTCTCACAAAACCAATGAACAACCGTTTTTTGGTTCAGGGAAAAATCACGATAAGAAATATTGGATGGCTTTATTAAGACAAGCTTTAGTAGCAGGATTTCTTAAAAAAGACATTGAAACGTACGGCGTTATTAAATTAACTCCAGAAGGACACGATTTTATTAAAAATCCGAGTTCATTTCTTATGACCGAAGATCATGTTTTTGAAGGCGAGCAGGAGGATGGTAGCATTGTAACTTCACAAAAAGTAAGCAATGCCGTTGCTGATGCGGTTTTAATGGGTATGCTTAAAGATTTACGAAAAAAGAACGCGAAGAAATTAGGAGTGCCTCCTTTTGTTATTTTTCAAGACCCGTCTCTAGAAGATATGGCCTTAAAATATCCGGTTACTTTAGCCGAATTAGCTAATGTTCATGGTGTTGGCGATGGAAAAGCTAAAAAATATGGGAAAAGCTTCGTCGATTTAATCGCGAAATATGTTGAAGAAAATGATATAACGCGTCCCGATGATCTGGTGGTGAAATCTACTGGAACAAACTCGGCTAATAAATTGTATATCATTCAGAATATCGATAGAAAATTACCTCTCGATGATATTGCTTCTTCTAAAGGCATGACCATGGAAGAGTTTATCAAAGAAATGGAAGCTATTGTGTATTCCGGAACCAAATTGAATATCGATTATTGGATTCATGATATTTTAGATGAAGACCAACAAGAAGAAATTCATGATTATTTTATGGAATCGGAATCAGATAATATCTCGGCAGCAATTGATGAGTTTGATGGCGATTACGACGATGAAGAATTGCGTTTGTATCGTATCAAGTTTATTAGTGAAGTAGCTAATTAG
- a CDS encoding KpsF/GutQ family sugar-phosphate isomerase, whose protein sequence is MQSQAISNLSSLVTDEFASAVDLIYNSKGRVIITGIGKSAIIGNKIVATLNSTGTPAVFMHAADAIHGDLGLILEDDVVICLSKSGNTPEIKVIVPLIKRVKNKLIAITGNKDSFLGQHADFVLNAYVEKEACPNNLAPTTSTTAQLVVGDALAICLLELRGFTSNDFAKYHPGGALGKKLYLTVNDISSVNEKPKVEPTTSIKNVIIEITEKMLGVTAVVENNKIIGIITDGDLRRMLSKVDDFSNLTAKDIMSANPKRIEAKAMAIEALEVMEGYEISQLLVEDEGLYAGVVHLHDLIKEGII, encoded by the coding sequence ATGCAGAGTCAGGCTATTTCAAATTTGTCTAGTCTCGTAACCGATGAGTTTGCTAGCGCCGTTGATTTAATTTACAATTCAAAAGGGCGCGTTATTATTACAGGAATTGGTAAAAGTGCTATTATTGGAAATAAAATAGTGGCTACTTTAAATTCTACAGGTACTCCTGCTGTTTTTATGCATGCAGCCGACGCGATTCATGGTGATTTAGGACTTATTTTGGAAGATGATGTCGTAATCTGCCTTTCAAAAAGTGGGAATACTCCAGAAATAAAGGTGATTGTCCCACTTATTAAACGCGTTAAAAACAAGCTTATCGCTATTACTGGCAACAAAGATTCTTTTCTTGGTCAGCATGCCGATTTTGTCTTAAACGCCTATGTTGAAAAAGAAGCTTGCCCTAATAATTTAGCGCCAACCACAAGCACAACAGCGCAATTGGTTGTAGGTGATGCCCTAGCCATTTGTTTGTTGGAGTTACGCGGATTTACAAGCAACGACTTTGCAAAATACCACCCTGGAGGCGCTTTAGGAAAGAAATTGTATTTAACCGTTAATGATATTTCTTCGGTAAACGAAAAACCAAAAGTAGAACCTACTACAAGCATTAAAAACGTTATTATTGAAATTACGGAAAAAATGCTCGGGGTTACCGCTGTGGTTGAAAACAATAAAATTATAGGTATTATTACCGATGGTGATTTACGTCGCATGTTATCTAAAGTTGACGATTTCTCAAATCTAACGGCTAAAGATATCATGAGTGCAAATCCTAAGCGTATTGAAGCCAAAGCCATGGCTATTGAAGCTTTAGAAGTTATGGAAGGGTATGAAATTTCTCAACTTCTCGTTGAAGATGAAGGCCTTTACGCTGGCGTCGTACACTTACATGATTTAATTA